The genomic region TAGTCTCAAATTGGCTGGAGCTATGGATAACGGGTACAACATTGAACTgaacacacaaacacaaatcGCAACACATGAATGCAGTTAGTAAGCAGGCAAGCATGAAGAGCGGCGAAGAAGCGAGGCACAACAAAGATGAGACAAAATTAGTAAAATCTAATGAAACGAATAACTGAAGTATGAAGACATATAAAGCTGagtataatagtaaaaatgaaGACGTCATTGGACATACAGTACGGTGCACAGATAACATCAATCAAATCATCAAACATACTATGACGTTGGATGCAAGTAGCACAGTCGCTGACGTCTTCGCTCCTCAATCTCTAAGTACGAGTGTATTGTGTTGCAGAAACTGCGCAAATACAAATGCAATACATGTTTTACACAACCAATGTTAGTTACATaagttagtttataaataaatgatctaAATTAATGTGCATGAATACAATCGGATGATAGTGTCAGTATTATAAGTAGATATCAATATAACTTAacccaaaaatgtaattaaacagCTGAACAAATTCTAGAAGATTATTCTACtagtataagtataaataatgcTCTGCATGCGTATATCgtgcaataaatatgtaaatatacatAAGGTTGATTTATAAAATCCAAAACATCGAATCTAATATTCGAGGAAAAATTTCGAACAATCACAATCCCCAATCCTTGTGCAATTTCCAGATTCCAATCcattcacaaatattaaatgcCAATTAGTATGTGCAGACTACGACACTACAAGTTTTAACGCGTGCTTCGTTACAAAAGCCTTTACCGTTGTCCATATCGATGGGAGGTCCCCCCACTCGCTGGCTCAGTCGCGGATCGGACACCGTAAAGTAGATTTTTTGCTTGATTCCTGGAGCTATTGCTTTTGGTGGTATTATTAATGAAACGCCCCATTGTCTATCCTCTAGCACCCCTCCTTCGCTGTCGAATATTCCCCAAGTCGTGTGTGGACCATCAGGTTCTACTTCATCAGGTTTGTTAGCACCGTTTGTTTCGTTACCATCAGAAGTTGATGGTATTACCGTAGTATTCTGCTGAATCACAGTGGTCTCGTTCtgatttgacatattttgagaATTCTCCTCGCTGTTCTCTTGACTCTTTTCTAATATTTGTTCACAAAAAGTCACGCTCCTGCTTGGTTTGTTCGCTTTCTCAAGTAAATCTTGGGAAGTATACGGTGTGCTCTGTGGCTTATTTTCGAAGTTCATGCTACATTCAGACGCATACTGGGTTTCCATGGATGTAGTTGATTCGTACGGAACTGGAGCAGTGGTTACTTTCAAAGCGTTAGATATGTGGTCAGCTTTTCCATGTAGCCTGGGAGCATACATTGGTTCGCCTTTCAGAATGCTAGTTTCCAAATTCTTGGATTTTTGTTTCTCTGCGTCCGTTTTTGATTCCGTAAGCCTCAGTTTAGAGAAGTCGATTTCTTGGAATGTCTCAATCTCTTTACCGTTTTCTGCTTCAGCCTTTGTCTGATATACAGGTTCTCTACGAGACAAGTGATTAGCGTCACCAAGCTCGTACGGGCTGCTCCTTGAGCTGCCACTACTCTCCTGCTCCTCAGGCTGTACCACTTCTTTGGCCTCCTGATGAGACTCGTATATAACACTCTCCTTCAAATCTCTCTTCGACACATACAGCGGTTCCCTTATCTTAGCCGCATCACTTTCATTAGCCTCCTTTCTAGTCTGATATATCATCTCTTTCTTTGcttgatttctttgttttattatctcTAGCTTCTCCTCTAAACGTATACCGTAAGTTGATTCTTTTTTAGCTAGCATAGCTGCTTTCTGAGACAAGATTTCTTGTTTGGATACGTAAGTGCACTCTGCGGAAGCCGGTCTGACATCGTTTCTCATATCCATCATTTCGTGTCGAGTGCTGTATTGTGACTGTGTATCCGAGCAACTAGATTTTACTTCAGCACGAGTGGCATAAGGAGACTCAGTTTGCCCAAGCCTGGCCATCATTTCTGTTCTGGTGGCATATGGTGGCTCGCTCATACATTTACTCATGGGTGATATCCTTCCGGGATAGTTCACAGGGGTCTGTAATCGCCTGTCAGACCTAACACCATAATTGTTCTCGTTCCATGATGTACCGGGAGGCGGATCGTAAGTCCTTTTTCCGTACAATGGCTCTTTAGCGGACAAATCCATTCTTTGTTTTAGCATATCTTCTTTCGTGCTGTATGGAGATTCAGAAAATCTTTGTCGCAACATTTCCTCTTTAGTTGCATAAGAAGTATCAGGCGTTAGTCTCGTTCGCAGCATTTGCTCTTTGCTAGAATACGGTGACTCACTGTAAAGTGAATCGTTTTGTTTTGCCATCATCTCCTGTTTATTGGTGTATGGGCTTTCAGCAATTAACTCGCTTCTTGTAGCGTAAGGGCTTTCTCTCATGCATTCGTTCCTCGACGCATACCCACATTCGTTTCTAGTTGCGTACGGATTTTCTCTAAGACATTCTTCTCTAGTGGCATAAGGGCTTTCTCTTATGCATTCCTCTCTAGTAGCGTAAGGACTTTCCCTAATTCGTTCATTCCTTGTCGCATAGGGGCTCTCTCGAATGCATTCAGCTCTCGTAGCATATGGTGGGTCCATTAGCGGCATTTCCAAAGTTTGTCGATTCCCGTAAGGGTTCTCAAAACTCTGGTTTGACATTTCTGATCTACTAGCGTAAGGATTTTCGGTAGAAGTATCATAAATAGACGTGTAAGTCCTGCGAGGTTTAGGGATAGGGTCATAAACAATATGATCTTTGCTTTGGTACAATGGTTCTGGAGGTAACGGCTGCGTTGGGTGAAATGGTTCATGTTTAACTTGTTGCTGTCTTTGGTAGATGGGGTCTATTTTGGTAATCATATTAAAGCTGGATGTCTGTCCGTAGATGCCTCTCCTGTTGTACTCTATGAGAGAATTCTGTCTACGCAACAGCGGGGTAACTTTCGGTTCTGTTTCTATGTCACACATGGAATTCTGCCTTCGTAAGCTCTTCATGACTGGTTTAGCGTCATAGTCTCTGACGGTACAGATGGACCCGTTTCGTTCATCGCAAAATGAGCTTTGTCGTTTAAGTATCGGCTTTAGAACCGGTTTCTCGCAAGAGGATGAGTTGCTCCTTTGCAACATTTGGTTCCTGATTTGCGTGTTCCTCATGTGTATGCTCATGTCACCGAGGTCAGACTTCTCACGTCTCAACATCGGCATTTGGGGCGCGTTATGTCTCTGCTGCAAGTCACTTTCGCAGAGTGACTTCTGCCGAGACACTTTTTGTGAATTTTTCGTTTTCGAACGGAATAGATCAAGGACGGCGTTTTTAATGAACGATGGTTTTTTAgataatttctttttagtttttggtGAGAACGTCTCGTCGCGCTCCACACTTGAGTTCATGGCATCTGATGAACTGTGGACACCCACAACCAAACACCCACTTAGTTACTCAATGATAGATAGAATAGGACATTTCAGAACGTTCAACATATAACACTCAGGTGTACAGAGAAAATAAGTCAAATTGAACAATATTGAAATCTCTGATATGTCCCGATGGGCATGACAATTTTCAACAGATAAATTTTGTGATTCTAAAAAAGCATATTGAAATAATGGTCAAGAAATATCAATACGAGACTAATACAGACATACTTAATCATAGAATAAGATAACACATAAATAGATAAAGAGGAAAATGGAGAGAGAAcagattcaataaaaatacatattgaatTGTAAAGACAGAGAATAAAGAAACTTAATTCAATATGCTTTTATGACATAATCATCAAGTTGCACTAAAATGCAGACACGCACTGCCAATAGTTTGTTCCGAAACAAACAACTATATACTCTAAAGATTACAATGTTATTACAATTTACAGTCTAACGCCCCgatataaatatgttacaaaaatatatgtatactgtTTATATACCGCATACAAAACCATAACTAATACTGTGGCCCAACAAGACATTGTTAGTCGTTTGTGAAGCGATTGGTGTTTGCATGTTAGAGCAAATTGTACAGGGGCTTACAACTTTAAAGACGAGAGAAAATTTGAATGAGTCTCAGGAACATGCAAAAATATCTAGAGAACAATGATCAAAGAAGAGTTTATGACTATGAGGTTTTCTGATCAATTTTGACATGTTTTGTAGTTCTTTTTGTATAGGGATTCATGTAGTTGTCGCTGGTGGATTGTGCTGTATCTTACCTTAAGTTATGCATGTGTTGAGGTTTCCTGTAAAGCTCGAACGCAGAGCCGCGCTGTTCTCTACTACCTGCTAAAtctgtaatgaaatttgtttattgGTTACCATGGCAATCTGTCGTATTACAAACAATGAGATCGAGAGAATCGTAGTTCCAAAACAATTGACATCGCAAAATAGTGAGAAGCGATACAAAATGAACTATAAGACGTGTATACATAAGATTGAATTTGTACTGTTCTATCCATAGTGAGTATACTTCTGTTCAATTAATCATATCGatctaaaaagttaaaaatagtaaGTTACCTATGAGATGTGGATTGTGTGGAAGGTTGATGGCTCGGTGATGCGACGGTGGTCCGGAGTACGGCGGAGACTGCGGCGGCATCTGACCGCCGTACATGTTCTGCTGCTATTGAGAAAAAATGCGttacaaatgaaacaatatGTGGTTTTGTTTGTAACCCTTCGCGTTACGGTAAGTTGAATTAACGATGGTTTGTATTTCAGattaaagaaaactataaatgtgtgtataaaagtagcctatgtgttaatcccaGATGTCAACCTTCATATCCAATTgcattgaaatcggtccagccgtttgcGCATTGTGAGATAACAAACATACTCACATGCAAactcatttacatatttttgcacTGGGTTAATGGATTCAATTCCTTCATGCATCGCGGAGGTTTTATAACCATTCAAGTCGCACGCACATGGACACCCAGACTTATGACAAGCATTTCTAAATCACTCAAACGCTTATCTTATTGGGATGGAGACCGCGAATAGTTACTCAATTTAGTAatactgttattaatttttccttttttttttacctacttacttattttatgCCTATAATTATTAGTATGATGATAATGGTTACCTGTTGGTAGTTGTTGTGGTTGTGGGGGCGGTGTGCGGGCTGCGAGTGTGAGTGCTGGTGCGAGTAGTGCGGCGCCGGGGGGAagccgcgccccgcgcccggGGGCCCGGGGGGGCCGGGGGCGCCCGGGGCTGGCGGACCGGGGGGGTCCAGGCTCTACACGAGGGAGTATAGGCGTGAGTGGGGGTCGTCGTAATGTGGTATAAATGGTTAGGGGTATCAATTGTTAGGTGCTAAATCGTTCAATGAAGTGATAATCAGTaacttttttggatttttattttacctacgTGTGATACAGTATCTCTGATgcatttataacataattttattattttactttaataataagtattaaactTAAACTGTAGCGTTTTAATCGCTAGAGTTTAAGTGTAAGAGTTTAGACTACATTCAATCATGACacttttaattctttaaatttaattcttctACGAGATACTGGAGGGAACCAATGTCAAATGTTCTACTAATCGCAATATACCATACTAATATTAATCTTACCCCGTTTCTGGGATGATGGTTGTCGGGCGGGCGGTAGTGCTTGGGCTTGGGCGGCGGCACGGGCTTGTAGGGCGGGacggccgcgccgccgcgacCGGTGTAGTCCGCTTGAGACGCCGAGTTTGTACGCCCACTTATAACACAAACAAGAGGAGATAGAATCAGAGTTATGTTAAGAGAAACGCAAGGTATTAGCAACGAAATCAGATAAAGAAACTGTAGTCCttagtgatatttaaataactggtctttaaaaaaaatgtgagtacatttacgtattttttatcacaaCTATAATGTATGATTGTAGTCACAATAACTTAAAACAattgattatatttaaatgctatcaaaacaaattttccTTTCCGATTGGACAATAAGTTTACAaattaaatcgaaaaaaaaatctctgaaATACGTTATTAATGAAGAATGATTTTAAGTACGAACAAAATAAGATAATATAGCAATATACTTTTTTgttgcattaaataaaataaatcttgtaaGGAAGcaatacttatataatataatacagaaATATGTTTACGTACCTATATTTGGCATGGTCATTGGTAGGCACATTCGGCAGCGATGGTCCCCGGGCGTGCATCGGTGTGTGGGGGCTGTTGCCGTTCATGGGGGGCGGCCGGCTCGACTGGGGGCTACGGTACTCGGGGGGCctactaataaaaacaaaaatatattagaatggattacatgaaaataaataaatgcggacgacatcacatacattgttctgaacccaaagtaagttgctaaagcacttgtgttatggaattcagatacaacgaaggatccacaaacacccagacccgagacaatgtagaaatgtgaattattacattgacccgaccggggatcgaacccgggacctcagaactaacgacaccttgaaacctgtgcgtacgccactcgaccacagaggTCGACTAGAAACGCGGATCTTAGCACTGTAATGGTGCGTATATAGAAATAAAGAAGAAGGGTgagcgatacggggagctgtctatgttaaattttgactgcacggatagccgagtggttgaggtcaccacgccaaacccactgcgcatcgtgtcgcgggttcgatccacgaatgcttgttctgagtctgggtgtctttgtgcatgtaagttgtatgtttgtaaaccccccgcgacacaaggattgaactctttagtgcgggagtcgttaaaaaaaaattgatcttCAATAAATGATACTTTTAAGCCTAGTTAgttgaatggattttgatttggaAATGTTgatcacaaaattaaaacagaccAATAAACTGGTTTTGTAGGAAATTATTCTGCGAAATCTTCATCAACCGGTGAAATTTAAACTAggataagaatatatttttagtttaaacttTCCAATTAATCAGTAATaacgacaaaaaaatatgaaattggaCCCAAACTTGGATACatgtttaaattacttagtattgtatttattttataaggtaatataaaaaaaccctACTTGTACTTCCTCATGATAACACACTTTTTCAATCACTTATACACCAAAACATTTACTAATATCATTTCACACAATCTTCTTCAAATCCAAGAGCGACAGCAAACACGTCTTCACTATTCTGAAGCATTTATCACACTAAGAGAATACAAAAGACACCTTTTCTGAATCGTCTATTGTTTAGTTGTCCTTTGAATTTGGCAGAGGATCGAAACTTTTAGAGGTTTAGGGATTAGGTCACTGTCTCGTATAGAAGACGCGTGGTGTTTATCAAGTTATGGTATTTTTGTAAGTTGATGAGTTTTAAAGCAATTGttcttaatttaactttatctatactatctttttttaagactcccgcattaagaatTATAATCCTTATGtcacgggggtttcacaaacatttaagttacacacacaaagacacctagactctgAGCAGGCATGGATAACACCAACGCTTGTCCGGGGGACTGAACCCGCGACCCGTCGGGCATAAGGTGTGTAGTTTGACGTGATGAAATCGACTTCAGAACTTAATAACAGCTCGCTTAGCATGCCGTAAAAAAGTCTTTCACCACGAAATACTTCTTATTCTGGTGCCTTTGTGCCTTCTCCATATAACCTAAGACTTAAGTTCATTAATATATTACCTGTAGTTTTGATCTGGACTTCTGTAATCGAGTGAGTTGTGTTCGTGCGAGTTGGAGTTCCTCTGCGGGCTCTGCGTCATGTTGCTCTGGGACATGGCTGTCGGGTTTGGAGGCGGTGGAGGCTCCATTTTACTGCTAAAGAAGGAGCAATAATTATGGAGATGTAAATACAGTTCTACGATTATGAGGCACTTAAAATCCTTGTGGTCTGTAGGGTTTGccaatattcaatttataagcACAAAGATCATAGAGCATAAGCataatttgtaacaattaataatataatcgattAATCCACTCGATTATTCGTTTATCAATAATTACTGTTATTATTCGTGTAGTTAAATAATCGTTagattgattataatttataatacatcAAAAGAATAAGCTACCTTCGAGTCAGGTAAAGCAGGTCTTTAGTTAATTCTGACAAGAAAAGATAATGTAGATTACTTACATAGACGGTGGCGCCACTTTGAGGTCGTCGGGCGCGTTCGGCGGCAGTCGGCACGAACCCACCGCCGAGCCGTTGTTGGACGCGCCGCTGTAGTCATACGCTGTACCGTCGTATGAACCTTGCTGTTTTAGAAATAAGGATCAAATTAGATTAACCGGAACGATAAGGGTTTGTAAAAAATTCAACAGTCAGACATGTATTGGTAATTTTActggaataaataataatactagcaaatactgaatttgaataatatttgcgTTACTATAACTAAAAGGCGTGATTTGTCACTAATCACGAccgtaaatgtgtttttgttggaACAATAAGCCTTACAATCTGTACGAATAAACTTATTAAACCAAAGGAACTTGCACGTATTACTAGTCACAGAAAACTAGACCTTATTGAAACTACATAAGGTATATATTACCGGGTTGTTAGGGTGTCGATGCCTGTCCAGTGAGCCCTGTCCCTGCGCGGGCTGTATGATCATGCTGGTTGGGCGCGCAGTGTATGTCGCGGCCTCATCACTGCCGCTATCTTTAGGCGGCCCGAACAAGCGCTCTTGGGCACTTGGACGGTTTTGCTGCGAGAAAGCAATAAAGGggtaagaaaaaaaacgattttttcgCAGGATTCATGGaccatttgtggatcacacaattgcttgtcctacgcggggatcgaactcggggtacgtcgcgcacagtggattAGGCGtgctgacctcaaccactcggctatccgtgcagtcaacatttaattttgtcttttatccaaataatatattttgacctgaatgataaaaaaatgtcgttaaTTATTAACTCTGACCAGTTTGCGTGATGTGATTCAACCTATTTTACCTAGTCAATATAATACAGCATTGATAAAACAATGAACAATAGTCATTATCAGAGctaaaatgttttgaagttaAATGATGACGTTTTTacatcaaaagtaatttttgacTGGAGATTTCTATTTACATCAagattttttcatgttttatttgattttgtagatagcttttttttaagttcttttatctgttatttattttctagtaaaacaaaattaattaaaatcttgtttacaacttttaagtataatccatttttttctgatttatGGTCCTTTGGATCAAATCCCAAGGGACAGAATTTTTATACTCTTAAATTTCAGTCCAGTACCACTCAAGTTCCTGAAGTGCAagtcaaaatacaaaattgatttattttgtgaacCCTTTCTCCTATTGCGAGTTTGCTGATAGTTTCACACACAAGAAGCATAATTATTctatgatgattttttttctgaagtaaATCATCTTTAGGCGGATCTAGGAGGTAACTTAGGACGACAATGCAAAGGAAGCTAGTCACGacaatatggcgtcacgttttTATACTATtcggtttttaatatttatgttttttttttgtcaatagattaagtttattttctaataCTTACATTAGTATTATGCCTGAGGTTGTGCGGCGGGCggccgggcggcggcgcgggcagcAGCACGCCGCCCGCGGGCCGGCTCACGGTGCCGCGCGGGGGCAGCTCTGGTACTAGCAGTAAGGTTTTGTTCATTATACATGGGCAACTATATGTTAGTAGAATtatttaagttgtatttttgtttgttattatacaAAGAATCGTTTGGAAGGTTTTTAAGTGATTAGAAAAAAAGATTAGATTAAACGAATCTGGTAATGGttataaagaaatatcattGATCATATCGGTCTTTAGGGGTCTTTCCCTCCTCTTTCCGAAAACTTATCCGGAAGAAGAATTAACTGTTAAAGGAGATTCATCGTAGTTGTTCTACTATTTAGTATCGGTATTTTGTTCACTGATTGGACATGTCAAACTTAGCGTCAAGGGCATAACAAAAATCTCTTCGGTCTTTGACCACATTTGACCAGTTACAAGAAGGTTATCTCGTCACCAAAATACTTATCTGTGCTTAAGGTAACACCTAACAACATAGAATCCCGCTgtataaacacataaataaaaaccagtcaCTCACCGGTACCATACAACGGGGAGTGCGGAGGCGAGTGAGTCATGGGGTTACATTGGTACGGGGGCGCCTCGTTATTGCCCATGTTGTGGGATTGGTTGTGATTCACGCCGTTCGTCGGAGCGCCATTCGTAGTCGCTGAGAAGCCGTACTTGCTGTCTCCGTAGCCGCCTTGCTGTAGGCCGAAATgggacattaaaatatattcaagtatactaatattataaagtttgtgGGCTTATGAAGATGTAGGGGATAATCTCTTGATCTATTGAACtggtttcgtttttttttttttaaatagaaagcCTCaccatttttttgtgtttaatgttTGAGGCTATATTAAGCCGAAAAATACGGCCTAAAGATATGCGCAAAGGTCAGCTTGTAcagaaatatttcagttttatttcatgCTCATTTACCAGATTTTTCTCTTGCATATATAGCTGCAATTTTGGAAGAGGTCTAAAGTGAAGTCTGACTCACAGAACtaacacttttttgttttttttttaccaccACTTTGAGATtagaaataataagttaatGATGTAATTAGCTTGTAATTAGCTGAATTAGCTAAggcattatttaatattgttatgttacaAAGTTAGATGTATTTTACAAATTCTTTATGATTTCGTTAATAAAATTAGAGACAGGTTTAAAGTTAGTTATACAGTTGAAAGCGAAATTAGTTTAATacaagaacatatttttttttatgtcggATTAGATTATTCGAACAaggaattaatattaaaacattaacgtGTAGTTTAGCATATTATAAACTTGGAGGTCTACCACCATCTTTTAAATTAACCTTGTTGCGGTTGgaagagcgagacagcgcaatCCCcgtatagagcggcatctcgcttccacaaccgcGACAGTCTGACTTTTAAGAAGTGGTAGTAGACCTCCAGATATCAttacagtattattttttaacagtttcATACAAACCGTATAAGGCGGTGGCACAGCGTCGGCCATATGGTTGATATCGTCGTCTCGATCCATATTATCCTGAGTCGTCGCGATCGAAGGATCCGAAGACGACTTCACGAGTCTTGGCGCCGGCGGGGGACTCACTTCCAAGTCACTTTCAGGACTCGAAGCGTAAGACAGTCTGTTCTCAGTACTCGAAGACATTGAGAACAAAAAGTCGTCGGACAACGGCTCAGGCCTCTGTTTCCGCCATTTTCAATATCGGCCATTTTGTTTCGCAGCATCCGGTAAGGTGGGTTATGGAATGGGGTGACAAGACAAGACAAATGAATGATTGCATATAACACGGTACAGAAACTAAAGGGTTTAGCATCTGTATGATTAATGTTTTTGGATATTTACACACTTTAATATCGATATTCAAATGAGTATTTAATCAATGTCaattttaagctatatatattttttactattaaacattttggcactataaatattattttaatgaatgaataacaaaattatgtataattttttaaatcaaatatttgaatatcgaTAAGAAAACACAGGTGGTATTTAACACTGGTAAAATgtgacaatatttacaaaacaaaacacactggCAGTTCACTTCAGCTAAAACTaaacttgaaaacaaaataacataaaacagtGCAAGCAAATTAATAAGCGGAAAAGCAGccaatatacaaaaaaacattaatgataAATACTTGTGCTAAATCTAATGGTAACTTCAGTATTGTTAGACTATCTACGTTATACGTATCCTAAATGCTGTTCAGAGATCGGTTTGCTGATCACAGCGTGAACATCTCTCTCTGCCTCCGACTTACTCTCGTTCTCTATTTTCTCAATCTCCTCTAACTTGAGAGTCGGGAGAGACAAATTCCTATACTTGTTCAGAGTCCTTTCGGACGGCGTTGGTAACGTCCGGACCTCGCTGAACCTCCCAGGGTCGACGGGAGACTTCTCACTACATTTACAGTTAGGTATCCTACAAGTCTGTCTCAAAGGCTTTTCGAGAGTTCGAAAAATAGGTTTTGGATTCTCCTTCTGGAGTCGCGCCTTCCATTCCGGAACTTCATTTGTCTTTTTCAAATCGTTATCAGTTTGGAAGAAGGACGCTGGTCTGTATTGCTCTGACATAGGAACGACCGAGGATGGTCGTTGAAGATTTTGGACAGGTGACTTACTAGTAGTTTCTAGGACACTATAAGGTCTGAAAGACTGAGGTGGATAAGCGTTTCCTTTGGAGAATATCTGTGAGAGTTCAGGACTCGCATTCACAGGAGCCCTTAATTTAGGGTTCATTTTAGCTTGATAATAATTCTGCCGATCATCGTACGGGTAATTAGCTAGAGTATGTCTGTTTTTAGTATTGTGAGTATTGGGCACACTGTAGGCGTTGTTAGGCATGCATGGGGTTAGAGTTTCCGAGTAGTAGTAGGGCACTACATGATTCCTGTTAGCGTCATACAGATGGTCGTGATGTTTAGTGCTGGGGTTAGGGTTCAGTGAGAGGCGGAGGTTCTGCGGGGAGCTGACGGGGCGCTGGGGCGACTGGTACATGTTCAGAGGATAGGAGATCGGGTAGAAGGCGGGGTAAGGGGACGGCGGGATGGGGAAATATATGTCCGACACCATTTCAACGTGCTACACCGCCGCAAGACAGAACAGAAACGAAtaggttaataaataatgttttatggtCAAGTCAATATGAATACTACTAGAGTTAAGTAATTGAAAGATGTTTTTGTCTAATTAtaagatgttttaatttt from Trichoplusia ni isolate ovarian cell line Hi5 chromosome 12, tn1, whole genome shotgun sequence harbors:
- the LOC113499368 gene encoding tight junction protein ZO-1-like isoform X10 → MSVLGGINLNCFTMKLDNFGFEKLQTAERSAGWETHRVRLNRVPGYGFGIAVSGGRDNPHFASGDPSIAVSDVLRGGPAEDKLQVNDRIVSVNGVPLENVEYARAVQVLRDSGATVSLVVRRRAPAPPPTAPTTIKLSLTRNGKKEDFGLVLGCKLYVKELTMRAREQLNQGGQGLCEGDMVTRINNTPVTDAMTLKEARKLIESCKDRLNLVVTRELIREETVTNGNYQNNYNSLEASPLNVYGAAEASPGYSSSGQNLYVAAPVRGGDARRGPMSHEQLDQPPRPPPPRNEDYYSSRRQLYEEEAMNNQRNKPSSEPRLISFQKEGSVGLRLCGGNRSGVFVSGVQPTSPAALQGLQPADKILKFCALEQVNDMEMKGVTREEAVLFLLSLQDRIDLIVQHAPDDYNAVASGQMPGDSFHIKTHFHYTEPTDGEMSFRCGDVFHVVDTLHNGTVGAWQVYRIGRNNQEVQKGTIPNKARAEELATAQFNATKKEMSGNDGKHNFFRRRRSTHRRSKSLGKEHWDEVVLSDSISKFPAYERVVLKQPGFVRPVIVLGAVADIARERLLTESPDKFSSPKMDSTLEDTKTKSTGIIRLSSIRTVMERGKHALLDITPNAVDRLNYAQFYPIVIFLKADNKHIIKQLRAGLPKSAHKSSKKLLEQCQHMERVWGHVFTHTITLSEANQNTWFSKLIDLIQRTQQQQLWVSETKRPEPLSDDFLFSMSSSTENRLSYASSPESDLEVSPPPAPRLVKSSSDPSIATTQDNMDRDDDINHMADAVPPPYTQGGYGDSKYGFSATTNGAPTNGVNHNQSHNMGNNEAPPYQCNPMTHSPPHSPLYGTVPELPPRGTVSRPAGGVLLPAPPPGRPPHNLRHNTNQNRPSAQERLFGPPKDSGSDEAATYTARPTSMIIQPAQGQGSLDRHRHPNNPQGSYDGTAYDYSGASNNGSAVGSCRLPPNAPDDLKVAPPSISKMEPPPPPNPTAMSQSNMTQSPQRNSNSHEHNSLDYRSPDQNYSRPPEYRSPQSSRPPPMNGNSPHTPMHARGPSLPNVPTNDHAKYSGRTNSASQADYTGRGGAAVPPYKPVPPPKPKHYRPPDNHHPRNGSLDPPGPPAPGAPGPPGPPGAGRGFPPAPHYSHQHSHSQPAHRPHNHNNYQQQQNMYGGQMPPQSPPYSGPPSHHRAINLPHNPHLIDLAGSREQRGSAFELYRKPQHMHNLSSSDAMNSSVERDETFSPKTKKKLSKKPSFIKNAVLDLFRSKTKNSQKVSRQKSLCESDLQQRHNAPQMPMLRREKSDLGDMSIHMRNTQIRNQMLQRSNSSSCEKPVLKPILKRQSSFCDERNGSICTVRDYDAKPVMKSLRRQNSMCDIETEPKVTPLLRRQNSLIEYNRRGIYGQTSSFNMITKIDPIYQRQQQVKHEPFHPTQPLPPEPLYQSKDHIVYDPIPKPRRTYTSIYDTSTENPYASRSEMSNQSFENPYGNRQTLEMPLMDPPYATRAECIRESPYATRNERIRESPYATREECIRESPYATREECLRENPYATRNECGYASRNECMRESPYATRSELIAESPYTNKQEMMAKQNDSLYSESPYSSKEQMLRTRLTPDTSYATKEEMLRQRFSESPYSTKEDMLKQRMDLSAKEPLYGKRTYDPPPGTSWNENNYGVRSDRRLQTPVNYPGRISPMSKCMSEPPYATRTEMMARLGQTESPYATRAEVKSSCSDTQSQYSTRHEMMDMRNDVRPASAECTYVSKQEILSQKAAMLAKKESTYGIRLEEKLEIIKQRNQAKKEMIYQTRKEANESDAAKIREPLYVSKRDLKESVIYESHQEAKEVVQPEEQESSGSSRSSPYELGDANHLSRREPVYQTKAEAENGKEIETFQEIDFSKLRLTESKTDAEKQKSKNLETSILKGEPMYAPRLHGKADHISNALKVTTAPVPYESTTSMETQYASECSMNFENKPQSTPYTSQDLLEKANKPSRSVTFCEQILEKSQENSEENSQNMSNQNETTVIQQNTTVIPSTSDGNETNGANKPDEVEPDGPHTTWGIFDSEGGVLEDRQWGVSLIIPPKAIAPGIKQKIYFTVSDPRLSQRVGGPPIDMDNGEAMLSPLVMCGPQGLVFLRPVTLRLPHCANAVPSLGLTIKATDTEAHLSTDWDQIHLPATTTLNTVAVKVDHF